Below is a genomic region from Thunnus thynnus chromosome 22, fThuThy2.1, whole genome shotgun sequence.
TCTCACACTTTGACTGGAATGTCAACAGCAGAGATggaaaataagtaaatacatttactcaagtactgtacttaagaacagttttgaggtatttgtactttacttgagtatttctatgtgatgctactttctacatttcagagggaaatattgtactttctactccactacatttatttgacagttttagttacttttcagatgaagatttgacacgatggataatataacaagcttttaaaatacaacacattgttaaagatgaaaccagtggtttccaacctttttggcttttgatgtcttacaaaaagcagtgtgtagtcggggtcacatttcacatgtctatgagttgttaacagctccaccaaatagtgatttttccctctaaacttctcacatgctttcatttcaataaatgttcaaatgatccaatatttcagcaaaaatcaaagattagagaaaaagtccaaaaactgaaaacagatttgtgtatcagaactttgttttttcttctttcctctcccattaatcatctcaccacccctcagatttatctgctgaccctttggaggggcccgacccctaggttgggaaccagtggactaaactagctaactgtatataaagtagtgtaaactagctccacctccagcagctacaacagtaacatgctgctctaacactgatgcttcactattaataatctaatgatgtcatatataataatatatcagtcagagggaccaaaccactacttttactgcaatactttaactacatcaagctcataatacttatgtacttttactgcaatactttaactacatcaagctcataatacttatgtacttttactgcaatactttaactccatcaagctcataatacttatgtacttttactgcaatactttaactacatcaagctcataatacttatgtacttttactgtagtagaatttttcatgcaggatttttacttgtaatggagtatttttacattgttttattggtacttttactgaagtaaaggatctgagtacttccttCAGGGCTGGTAAACAGATATCATCATATATTGGTCAGCCTATATTGGCCTGTCAAAGATATATCAGTATTGGCGTATATGTTGGCCGATATGcgtcaatatatatatatttttcatttgttaaagtTATATAGGCAGCTTTGTATGAATATCtgatcctttttcttaattcaagtttaatatatacatacatatgttttttttttttttgttctgtgttgtttttttcatttatagttatttataattattaaatccTCAGTGgagtttactgtttcagtacactgtcattttataaaataaagtttattgttaaactgtaaaatatcgtGCTtccattacatatctttgtcactagtgtttgataaccacatttgagggatcattgcaaaaaatgtgtgtttatgtatatattctgtatacaTAAGGTTATTAGCCGATATATCGATATCAGAATTTTTTAATCGCTAATATCAGTATTGGCCCCAAAAAATCCAGCATCAGTTGGGCCTTAGTTTCAGGGTGAGTCAAATCAGATATCTGGGTTACTGTAGGTGCTATATAAAGAGACTGTGAATCACAACAACTCAGAACTTTAGAGAACCTGAAGCTCACAGGAAACAACTTACTGAACATTTGAACGTTTGTTTGATTAAAGAGGCTTCACTGAGATTCAGGCATCTGTGATGATTTACTGATATAATTATTCATATAATAGATGACATAATACATGATAAACTTTGCATTTTATTGAAAACACTAAAACCGGCAGCCCAATCCACCTGTTGGATGGACAACATCAAaaaatttaaatagttttaaaacagtatcctgacttaACTTTAACATATACAAGTCTGCCATaatacatcaacatattttcctctgatctcaactatagttaaaataattcataatttcttagtcaggatactgttttgaaTGTGTCAAACAATATAAACTGCTACTGGCAGCAGACAGTGTGAATGATCACTGCTGTTATTTCAGATCATTCTGTGATGAGTTTCTTGTGAACACAGTTCATGTCTAAACAGTCTGGAGTGTTACAAGTCCTGACTGTGGACCTTTTTGAATATTAAATGCTCACAATAAATTAACTGTATCACTGACTTCTGCTTCctgcttttctctcatttttctgttttcgtttagagacaaagacagtaaaagtaaagtcTGGAGATGATGCCACTCTTCAGTGTCAGAGTCCCCGTGACAAAGCCATCACAGCGTTAGAGTGGAGCAGACCTGACCTGAGGCCAGATGATTGTGTCTTCTATTTCAGAGAGAACCGCTTGTATGAAAACTACCAGCTTCCATCTTTTCGTGGTCGAGTGCAGCTGAGAGATCCAGAGATGAAGAACGGAGACGTGATTCTGAAGAACGTCAACATCAATGACACTGGAACGTATAAGTGTCATGTCTCTGTGAACATCAAAGGACGCAGAAAGAGAGCCACTGACGTCGAGCACCTCATCTACCTGAAAGTTGAAGACTCAGGTGAGTTTGAAGTGCAGCTGCTTTATCACAGATCAGGGGTCTGTTTCAGAAAGCTGGTTTATTGAAAACTAAGAGTTTATtcaccctgagatgagggaaactctgcgttttcagtttcagaaagagAGCTAAATTAAACTTGTGGTCAGTTACTGCAGTAACTGACTCTGGGAAGCTAACGTGCTCactggcaggttttcttcaacaaaccctgagtttctctctgtctccttttaCAGAGCCAGAcacactgtttcatttcctcattcagtcCGTATCAAAGCGTACTCATTAGCAGAGGTTTACTATCTGTCAGAATctaaatcctggttggatattagtttaGTTACTCGGGACTGTCTAAAGTTACCACTTTTATGTGCATCAGTCATTTCCCTGAacagtgttttttctctcacattcagATATTACACAGCGTGAATAAAACCGACAGCTGTTAGCTTGTAAGAGCAGCTCCTATACTGAAatctttattgcacataatgtgtatTCTCAGTTTAAATTTGAAATATCAGGAAGAAGCTTTAGACACgtgggatcaatgaataattatctctatcagtcatgatgtgattggttgcACTGATGGGATATCATTCCAATAATATTGGAGATTAGATGTTAATTAGCTGAGTGAGCAGGATTGAGGTGCAGCTgcagaatgtagtttgaaagtgagatttttaaatagGGAGCATAATCTTAATGAGTTTTAACAGCATGtcagtgacaatgtttaaatttactacatttgttgaagcagctgaAATAAAGTTACTGAATGTTGTTGAGCTGAAATACAAACAGACTTCTAAAAATTTTAATTATTCTGCATTTTAACCTTGACGGCTTTTCAGGTACAAATCAGCAAACACACTATTACTGATCAGACTGTGAACTACAGTCacgtctctgtgtctttgatctatatatgctttaaatctttaactatatttttcagtcgctgcttcctgtgttttgtccgtcagattaaagctgaacaaatatatttaaaatgtaatgaagctgcagcctgatacacagtcagattccactttatcatcattaaggaaatgtaagtctgataAATGACGAATTAATGGACGACActcaataaaactttattgtattaacttattgacacttttcctgctttgactcAGGCTCTTTGCATCCATATCTCTAtgtccactggattaaaatggaggctctgccttttatttacctgttgccatggtgactcctTGTATCGGAACTCCATTGATGATGGCTTGTTTTATTCATCACGCACGAGCTTAACTCAACTCAAagtgaacatactcagagttgattgaacaAACTGTTCAGAATCCGAAAACTCTGAGTCTCCCATCTTGAggttcatcaactcagagttcagggttagactcagagtttgctgaatctgctttctgaaacaggccccagctgtttgtgtttataaagGTGTTGATGAGAATGCATGGAAAACAGGTGGTATGAGTGATGTGATCAGAGTTCAGTAGCTAATGTCTGACATGAGTTCAAAGAGTTCTTCAGTCATCACCTACCTGACAGCTGATACCTCACACCTGTTTCTGCTCTGCAGTCGACACACCTGCTTATGAACGTCACTCAGCTGAAAGCACCTGGATTGAAGAACAAAAGGACGGAGGAGACCAGGATGAAGGAGCTAAGGGCCGTGGAAGCAGGGCTGGAGTGATAACAAGTCTGTCAGTTATTTGTGTGGTtgcttttgctgttgttgtcaaTCTGATGCAGAAGAAATTTAAAGCACAGCCAGAGCAGCCTGCTGCTGATGAAGCAGTGGTGCGTCAAATGATATAgcaactctttttttctcacctgCTTGTCTAGAATGGCACAGTCAATAAACACTTGCTCTGGTAGCCACTTGTTTAATTGCCAGTCCTGCAATTTCTCTACTGAATTGATAACTCTCTTCTCCACTGAATCCCATtacaattataataatgattgcaaataaaaataaaatgcagattaggcagatttgtcctgttgttctttgtatctactgctgcattagttggatataatgaatgaaggaaaatgATAAATGCAGGGTCCAAAAATCAACCTTTATGAATTTGGGCCCCTGGCCCTCTAAaagattgattaattaatttcaatttaaaaaaaaaaacaagaataaaacataTTCTTTTCAGCACATAAACATGTTGCATACATTTAATAATCCACATGAACAGAGACACAAAGTTCATCATCTATGAATCTTCCTCGATTCGTAAAGTTTTCCACAGTTTGAACTGGCTGATCATTATTTaacagaatgaaaagaaaagtcGAAAAATCCTGTGATCTAAATCAGAAAGGTTTCATGCATCGACTAAGTTGGCAAAGGAAGCCTGGTGATGAATCTAAATCCTTGTTGTCTTGTCTTTGCTTTAAACACATGAGTATCTGTgatgacatgaaaacatttagtTAATTCTGCATGAGAAGCAGTGTTTCCTGTTTACTATTTAGAAAAGTGCTCCATgaacaaactaaatattttataagaattgaatatattttttattttcatatgtaGATTTATGATGCGAATATGATTCAAGAGCAGTAAGTTTCTTTTCTGCAGAAGTGAATCCAGAAACGCTGTGAGTGGTTGATTCTGTTTGCACATCTTATCTTACCTGCAATTAAACCTGTTCAAACAAGCTCAAAGTCTGACACACCTGAGCTTTGTACCAGGCAAAACCTGCAACACAGTTATTTATTATCTACACTGACAGTTGATCTCTCTGACAGCAGTGAGTTCACAGTCTAGTCTAACTCTGACATAAAAGTCCCAAGTATCACATCCCCCTCCCCCACAGCCTGAGAGTCATCACGTCAAAGTAAAAATGTTCCACTGTCATGCATTTCTAGACATAAACTCATATGATCTGCccattaaaagtaaaacaggAGTGGAGACGATGGTCAGTCTGGTGTTAGAGTCCAACACACACTGAGAACCTGTTTGACTTCCTGTATTCTGATGGTTTTTGGGTTATTTGCAGCTCAGACACTCAGCAGagatgtttcctgtttcagctGCTTTAACATGGACTCTTTTATAACGATCACAGTTAAAGCTGCAGAAACACGTCACTGACAGTAAAATTCAAGTTTTTATCTTTCAAAAAAACTTCAAAGCAGATAGGTGAATGTGCTGTGGGTGCTAACTGCCGTCCCACAATGCACCATacagcagaaacacatttaGGACcaacaataatcaataaagttaaagtttaTGTTGGATTCTGCctgaatattattatcattaatatcCAAACACTAAACAGTTATAGCAGAACCTGCACAAATATATTATCAACCTGTTCATGATGAGACTGAGATTCAAggttcagttttattgtcattatacaatATTATACAATACAGGATTGAACAGTAAAACgccacattacacacacagagaaaatgtattaacaaatatttaaagtgtcaagaaaatagaacaaagttaacaaaagctatattatatttacacggaatatacagttacatgtctacatatatatatttatctggTTAGTGTAAAGGTAATGGTTTATAATGTGCATAAGACCAAAAATATCCAGTTTACTATGAGACAAGAACTGAACACTGTGATGTGTTGTATTTACTGTGCAGATTGAGTCTGGCTTTAggacacagtgtgtgtttttctcagagGAAAcatctttgatttgttttctagTTATTGATCAATCCCTCCTGTATCAGGATATTCTAATCAAACAGTATTTAGTCGGTGCAGAACTGTGTGGAttctgtgttgtttatgtttctCTCTGATCGGTCGCTGTGTGTCATGGAAACTTCAGGTcatcagattatttatttatcatgtcAACAGACTGTGTGACATGTCACCTGTTCTGTTTCCCTGCtggttgtttttgttcagtATCATGACGACCTTCAAGTtgtatttacagtgtaaatgACAAGAGTCCTGTCAGTGTTTCATATCACAactttaataatgataataagaaTAGATTTGACTTTAAGCACCTTTCACATAACCCTATACACATACTTTAAATGCAGGTTTAGAGGAGATCAGAGGTATATTTACTGTAGTCAAGTCATTATTAAGTGAGGAGAGCCAGTGGAGATGTTGTCTGCTGATGTGAGAAACTCTGGTAGCAGAGCTGTGGTCGTACTGGAGTCTGTCCAGATGTTTACTGGACAGTTTAATTAGGATTCTGTACAGTAATCCAGATGAGATGTAACCGATCTGTGGATGAGTCAGAGAGTGATGGCTGCCGACTTGATGATGCAGCAGTATAATATAGTTTagatatgttttaatgttacaCACAGTTCAACAGAGTCATTATTTATCTcctcagagagaaaacagggaGTTCATGGTGCCTTGTTTTTCTATATCCAGTATAAAGAGGATCAAACAATAAACCTTTATGCTTTATATCAGGACGCCTGTCTGGGCCTCTACCAGCAACTACAGACTACAAAATGGCGGAGCAGGAGGGAAATGTTGTGGTTtgaagctgctgtttttaaCGAAGTTGCATCTCCCCCGCTCTCTCAGTCTGAATCAGGAAGTGGTTCAGTCTCAAACTGACATGTGACAACAAACTGCagttcattttattaatttctgtgtttgtatttatttttttgaagacaccattaatgttttatataaaagttCAGATGGACCTCTGACTGTGTTTCTATCAGACTGAACTGAACTCAACACTTTATAAATATGATGCATCAGTTGTCTGCTTTGTGGTTCTGCTTTGCGAGTATCACATTCTCCCTGCAGCATGAGAGTCATCACATGGAAATAACAACGTTCCACTGTGATGAATGTATGTAGATAAGTTCAGAATGTGTTTAAACTAACATGGAGGCGACTGTCAGCCTGGCAGAGTTAACACACACTGAGAGCTGCTTTGACTTCCTGTATTCTGAGTTATTAATGTTCTGTTTGTGGTTTATTTGCAgctcagacacacagcagagatgttttctgttgtttctctaaCTGCAGATGTGTTAACATGGACTCTTTAAAACTTTCTGTTCATTTCTAGTTTTACTTGAGTTCAGTCAAAGATTGTCTCCTGTGAAGAGTCTCCACTCGACTCATTTAGGAGCTTTGTAGCATTTTTCTGACTGTGTCCCAAAATCTACAGCCTTGAGTCTGTAGTGTGTTCATACTGGAGAAGAGAATGTTTGTATGTTTCTCTCTGATTGGTCGCTGTGGATCATAGAAACTTTGTCATGTCAACAACTTttaatgtcacctgttcatgttTCAGTATCATCAGACCTTTGCGTCGTGTTTACAgtgtaaagaagaagaagaagaagaaggagagtcCCGTCAGTGTGTCGTATCACAACTTTGTAAGTGGAAATTTTCTGAAAGACCTTTGCTGATGTTTTTAGCTACAATAAAACTCTGACAACAGATCAGTCTTGTGTGAAATgaatcctgtttgtttgttacttcACACGACactgaaatacagaaaacacaacatgattCAGTCTTTCTGAAGCAGAACTAACTTACATGACTTCACATGAAAGCAGATCATGTTATGTACTGAATGTTGAAAATGTGGCCTGGCTGGTTATATCTGAAGATCACATCAATGATACAGTTCAGCAGAGCAGGACGTCAGACTGGAAATAACAGCACATTGTTTTACCTTCCTGTAATTTATAAAGAAAGTTCCTGTCAAACAAGAGAAGTCCAGATCACCAAGGGCCCTAAAAGTCCAGTATCAGTCCTGACAGCTTCTCCATCTGCCTGTAAACCTGCAAGAAACTATTATCATCAATGAtccattttgtttatttatttttattttaccttcatttttttcaggaaaattTCATTGAGATTAAAAGTCCTGGTCAAGACAGgcagcaacataaaaacaagtaaTACAGACAGACCTCTCATTAgtcaatattaaataataaaatcaggaataaaattacagtaaaagagaaaataaaaacagtagaaCTGGactgagaaacagcagcaatatGAGGAGAAGTTTAATATTTACAGTGAGAAGCTGCAGCCAGAGAATCTTTGGCTTATTTATGTTAAAGATGACTTCAAAGATTAATCAAAATGGTTGTCAGTATTTTCTATCAGTTGACTAATTGATTGCAGAGTGCTACTATGTATAGTGGGGATCAATAGGAGCTTCATAGGAGGTTCAACCAGCTGTGTGCTGAAAACAGCTCAATAATATAAAGtaatagaacagaatagaaaaaGTATACCTGTCCTATTAAACAGATGTCTGTGTGCAGCAGAATAAAACCTGCTCAACCTGAAACTCCAACAAAGCATCTTTTGAATTGTAAATGTGGAGGCAACGTGTTTGACTTTCTGCTGAGCTGATGACATGTCTGTTTGCATATGTGGGTGTGttgttttatctctgtgtgGTTTTAGCACAATTTTGTTTCCTGGTGTTGCCTGAGGACATGTTCGCTGTCTGCCAACATACTGATCAAGATGAAACATGTTCACTGACTAATCAGACACTTATAATCACACTGGAATGAGACGGAAAGCAAAACTAAGCAGTAAGACAGTTTTAAGGCTTCCCTTTATGTTAAAGAATTACATATCACATTTCAAAACTCTGATTATAGAGAAGTAAAACGAAGAAGTTTCATTTCACGGAAGACAAGACACTGAGAGCAGCAGCTCCACCCACCATCTTTACTGAGCAGGAAACCCACAGAGACATTCAAGCGGGGAAGTTTTGAGCATTTATTCTCTCATATGAGTCATTTGTGACCTAAAATGACTAATTATTCACCGTCAGTAAATCCCTCTGTGTCCTTGTTTCAGTAGAAATGATTGAATTCAGAGTTTGAAGCTGCTGAAGGACACAGAAGAGAATTGAATTAGTTTCATCGACACCATCAGATGGAACTgaatttttcatttacatttaatttaatttacagaggACAAAAAGACCAAATGTTTTCAGTGGGACACTGATGAAGGCCAGATGGCTGAGAacgttttggtctttttgtccTCTGACATCACTGGTCAACATAAttattcatatatataaataactaCTGAAATAAAACCATGTGAGGAGTTAAGAAACATGACAATGAGACACAGCTACAGAGCAGTTTAGTGAGAGGTCACAGAGGTTGGTTCAGTCTTTATGTGTTGTGTACTTTATGAGATTGTTACTTATATAAGTGTTCTCTCCACCCTTGTTGACTCCCCGCAGGCCTCAGTTTCGTTTTCTTGTAACTGAAACGCTTCAGCTGCCAAACTTAAGGGTGtctaaagaggtcaaaactctTGCACCTTAGAACAACTTTATGTTGAACCAACGTGGTTCAGCTTGTGGTGTCTTCAAGGTcgtcataaaacacattacaaccaacatttcacatgtgttttatgatgaattGAGGTACTTGCAGCTATACTTTACCCAAGTAACTCCAATTTGACTCACTTTATAGCCTCCCTCTACCCCACAACACTTTAGAGGGACATATTcaactttttactccactattTATCAGTTACTTTCttcacaaattaacatttttcatatgAGGATATGGGCATTTAAAACATGGCACTTATACATTATAGATTAAATCACCCAATATAAAATATCTCCAGATGACCAACTACGACAGTAAAATTCtctttacacatttatatattcatatatattacAGTGTAATATCTGAATGAAGACTAGCCTATTTAAGAATATTTTGctgacattttcagtatttctaCTTTCGGGATCTGAATACACACTTCTTCTCTATTGTCCCCCTCCCCAACCCCCCCTTGTGCACAGAGTATAGAGAGAGACACTGACCACAGTTGTGCTTCCTGCTTCATTGAGGGCAGGCTGCCCTGCCATGGCTGTATTAACATCTGCGCCATCGTGGGTGATTTATTTCACATGCATGTGGATCTTTGCTCTGAGTTCTGAAGGTGAGGATATGCACACTAAAATACGGAGACACCTGAGTtttcagccccccccccccaaatgtACTGCATGACCTGAACGCAGCTTCAGCAgttctgtttcttttaaaataaagattcaGGAGCTGGGGTGTTACAACAAGGACCTGTTTGAATTTCAAATGCTCACAATTAATGAACTGTATCTCTTCTGcttcctgcttttctctcttttttctgtttttgtttagagACAAAGACAGTAAAGCCTGGAGATGATGTCACTCTTCAGTGTCAGAGTCCCAGAGATGCAAACATCACACTGTCAGAGTGGAGCAGACCTGACCTGAAGAAAGATGGTTATGTCTTCTTCTTCAGAGAGAACCGACCATATGAATCCTTCCAGCATCCATCTTTTAGTGGTCGAGTGCAGCTGAGAGATCCAGAGAAGAAGGACGGAGACGTTTCTGTGATTCTGAAGAACGTCACCATCAACGACACTGGAACATACGAGTGTCGTGTTTCTGTGATCGGCAAAGGACTTGAGCTCATGAACACCATCAATCTGACAGTTAGTGACTCAGGTGAGTTTGAAGTGCAACTGCTTCAtcacagatcagctgtttgtgtttataaagGTGTTGATGGTGAGATGAGTGATGTGATCAGAGTTCAGTAGATAATGTCTGACATGAGTTTGAAGAGTTCTTCAGTCATCACCTACCTGACAGCTGATACCTCACACCTGTTTCTGCTCTGCAGGTCACACAGCTGGAAACACCTGGACTGGAGGAGACAAGGATGAAGGAAATCTTGGACTAACAGTTGGTCTGTCCATTGCTGctgtgcttcttcttcttgctgttgttgttggttttgtgaTGCTAGACAACATAGATGTCCTGACCGACATGTTCATTATAGAGCAGGGGTCCCTGGTGTCTCAGATCTCTGAACTCCTGAATGTTTGGTTCCTTCAGCTTTTACACTATGACAACACGTTCTGAACTGGAACCAGGTCTAAAAGGTTGATTCTTTCATCggttaatcattcctcctgttaataCTGAGCataactagagctgcaactacaagtaatgtatgaaaataatctataagatgtcagaaaatggtgaaatctgttgatcagtgttcttttaatcaagaatggacactctAACCCCGTGACCAGACAGAAAGCTGAGTGTTAGCAGCGCATTTAGGAGATCAGCAGTGAgtgactacacaggaggcgttcaggtacatggCTAAGTGTAGGTCACCCATGTTTTGGAAGCACTCAGAGCTCCGTTCAGCTTTCCCTCAACCCTGACCAGTCCCCTAGTCCCTGCTGCTGAAAAACGCCCCCACAGCATGATGCTGCCACCACCAGGCTTCACTGTTGGGATGGTACTGGGTAGGTGATGAATGCTGCCTGGTTTCCCCCAGACATGACAGACATCCACTGTATATAGTCTGCATGCTGTCTGCTTTGAGTAAACTGAATTTAGTCTcttttccagtgtgaacacactaCAGACTCAAGGCCGTGGATTTTGGGACACAGTCTGAAAAATGTTACAAAGCTCCTAAATGAGTCAAGTACAATCTTTGACTGAACTCAAATAAAACTAGCAATTAACAAAGTTTTAAAGAGTCCATGTTAACACATCTGCAGttagagaaacaacagaaaacatctctgctgtgtgtctgaactgcaaataaacaacaaaccaaCAGAACATCAATAACAAGAATACAGGGAGTCAAAGCAGCTCTCAGTGTGTGTTAACTCTGCCAGGCTGACAGTCGCCTCCATGTTAGTTTTAACACACTCTGAActtatatacatacattcatCACAGTGGAACGTTGTTATTTCCATGTGATGACTCTCATGCTGCAGGGAGAATGTGATACTCGGGACTTGCAGACAATGGATGCATCATATTTATAAAGTGTTGAGTTCAGTTCAGTCTGATATAAAGAGGAAGGACTGAACCACTTGCTGATTCAGACTGAGAGAGTGGGGGAGGTGCTACTAAACAGCAGCTTCAAACCACATTTCCCTCCTGCTCCACCCTTTTGTTGTCTGAACTTGCTTGCAGAGGCCCAGACAGGCGTCCTGGTATCCAAGTGATTGTAGAGTTCTTCCCAGTATAGTGGGGAGTGGGGAGCTTCATAGGAGGTTCATCCAGCTTCAAAATAACCAGTAGAGATAAAAGGTGGATAACACTGGATAacacatgatatatatatatatatatatatatatatatatatatatatatatatatatatatatatatatatatatatatatatatatatataaataaaaagtattccTGCCCTATTAAACAGATTACAAATGTGGAGGCAACGTGTTTGACTTTCTGTCGAGCTGATAACATCATAACATTTCAGTTTGAATATCCAGCCTCGCCTGTACTGggtgtgttgtttttctctttgtgtgtttggcGCCATTTTGTTTCGTGGTGACTGAGACACGCTGGCTGTCTGCCAACATACTGAACAAAGAGATGAAACATGTTCACTGATAATCACACTGGAAtgagaaagagaacaaaactGAGTAGAAAGACAGTTTTGGGGTTTCCCTGAATGTTAAAGAAAAGTTTGTGGCACATTTCAAAACTCTGATtatagagaaataaaagaaggaaGTTTCATTTCACAGAAAACGGGACTGAGCAGAAACCCCACAGAGACATTCAGGAGGAAAGTTTAGAGCAGTTATTCTCTCTATTTAGTCATTTGTGACCAAAAATTACTAATTAATCACACCACAGCTACACACTGCAGTTTGGTGAGAGGTCACAAAAGTTAGTTCAGTCTTTATGTGTTGTGTACTTCATCAGATGTACTCCACCCGTGTTAACTGCCAGCAGGCTtcggttttgttttta
It encodes:
- the LOC137174594 gene encoding uncharacterized protein, whose protein sequence is MVAITSALCATYLTCMWIVALASSSEETKTVKVKSGDDATLQCQSPRDKAITALEWSRPDLRPDDCVFYFRENRLYENYQLPSFRGRVQLRDPEMKNGDVILKNVNINDTGTYKCHVSVNIKGRRKRATDVEHLIYLKVEDSVDTPAYERHSAESTWIEEQKDGGDQDEGAKGRGSRAGVITSLSVICVVAFAVVVNLMQKKFKAQPEQPAADEAVVRQMI